The following coding sequences are from one Salvia hispanica cultivar TCC Black 2014 chromosome 3, UniMelb_Shisp_WGS_1.0, whole genome shotgun sequence window:
- the LOC125213174 gene encoding transcription factor GTE4-like isoform X2 has product MASGTLGDFNDDLNWRGKCRWTENSKVYTRKSHKKSLTPSTNQASTSAQTDAEEQATVPCSTADCCASEVVVRSEDVDSCQNQSEDKKTDSSGQVLLLEENESQHVAENGCQTGDRLKEGRRTQSAELDKTPSADGEKELVPSLLRENDHPNFHVPQANGLTKVNGAVESPEVAKEQQLVGNEARDDEEMRPASPQASEGNVRSNLNGVVVPLVVSNVDDRIRFNLCKATPKNEIKVLRKNLEHELDQVRRLVKQFESKENQLALHNNQTSNSNLSNKGNYVDAEGANAGEYVQSQALHARSNVVDRRLLLRVNTEMGTMGHKETRPVGLARVNSDMGAARNLEPRVYSRQFSVAVIDNRSNEFIEKEKRTPKANQYYRNSEFLLGKDRLPSESNKRLKTNNGRKHSGEQDHAMGFGFGFDKNRNQVLKNCSSLLQRLMKHKFSWVFNEPVNAKQLGLVDYHDVIKHPMDLGTIKTRLSQNFYKSPREFAEDVRLVFRNAMTYNPKGQDVHLMAEQLSQIFEERWAIIDSQFNSYWKYPEYHEGGLPTPSSRKGVPYSHFGPASVPVSAPAASVPLYDSVAPGRTSERPEPVTSFMAVDRKIHRPHVGRTPAPKKPKAKDPNKRDMTYEEKQRLSTNLQGLPHEKLDAIIQIINKRNTALSQNDDEIEVEIDSVDAETLWELDRFVTNYKKSLSKNKRKAELALQARTMGNQNASLVNSTPALAIQMESRTDDDKEGQNRSRTSSSSSSSSDSGSSSSDSDSDSSSVDGSDAEHLPKT; this is encoded by the exons ATGGCTTCAGGGACTTTAGGGGATTTCAATGATGATTTGAATTGGAGAGGGAAGTGTCGATGGACAGAGAACAGTAAAGTTTATACGCGGAAGAGCCACAAGAAATCCCTTACCCCCTCAACAAATCAGGCTTCAACAAGCGCTCAAACCGATGCTGAGGAGCAGGCCACAGTCCCTTGTTCGACAGCAGATTGTTGTGCTTCTGAGGTAGTTGTAAGGTCGGAGGATGTAGATTCTTGCCAAAATCAATCCGAGGACAAAAAGACAGATTCTTCAGGCCAGGTACTGCTGCTAGAAGAGAATGAAAGTCAACACGTAGCGGAGAATGGTTGTCAAACTGGTGATAGACTTAAAGAAGGCCGACGTACTCAAAGTGCAGAGCTTGATAAAACGCCTTCAGCTGATGGTGAGAAGGAGTTAGTGCCATCACTGTTAAGAGAAAATGATCATCCTAATTTTCATGTTCCGCAAGCCAATGGCCTCACTAAGGTCAATGGAGCTGTGGAATCACCTGAAGTGGCCAAAGAGCAGCAACTCGTTGGGAATGAGGCACGGGATGATGAAGAAATGAGGCCTGCTTCACCTCAAGCTTCTGAAGGTAATGTTCGGAGTAATCTCAATGGAGTTGTGGTGCCACTGGTGGTATCTAATGTTGATGATAggattagatttaatttatgtaaagCGACACCAAAGAATGAGATAAAGGTTCTTAGGAAGAATCTAGAGCACGAGCTTGATCAGGTTAGGAGGCTAGTTAAACAGTTTGAATCCAAAGAGAACCAGCTTGCTTTACATAATAACCAGACCAGCAACAGTAACCTTAGTAATAAAGGTAATTATGTCGATGCTGAAGGTGCAAATGCTGGTGAGTATGTTCAGTCTCAAGCCCTGCATGCCCGAAGTAATGTGGTTGACCGAAGGTTGTTGTTGAGGGTGAACACAGAGATGGGTACAATGGGGCACAAAGAAACGAGACCTGTCGGATTAGCAAGGGTCAATTCAGATATGGGTGCTGCACGGAATCTAGAACCTCGGGTGTATAGTAGGCAATTCAGTGTGGCAGTAATAGATAATAGGTCCAATGAGTTTATTGAGAAGGAGAAACGTACCCCGAAGGCGAATCAGTATTACAGAAATTCAGAGTTTCTTTTGGGAAAAGATAGACTGCCTTCTGAAAGTAATAAGAgattgaaaacaaataatggGAGGAAACACAGTGGAGAACAAGATCATGCCATGGGATTTGGCTTTGGGTTTGATAAGAACAGGAATCAGGTTTTGAAGAACTGTAGCAGCCTACTTCAGCGGTTGATGAAGCACAAGTTTAGTTGGGTTTTCAATGAGCCCGTGAATGCCAAGCAACTTGGATTGGTTGATTACCATGATGTCATTAAGCATCCTATGGACTTGGGTACCATTAAGACTAGATTGTCACAGAATTTTTACAAGTCTCCAAGGGAGTTTGCTGAGGATGTACGACTAGTTTTTCGCAATGCCATGACTTACAATCCGAAGGGGCAGGACGTTCACCTTATGGCAGAACAGTTGTCACAGATTTTTGAGGAAAGGTGGGCCATTATAGATTCTCAGTTCAATTCTTATTGGAAATATCCAGAATATCACGAGGGGGGATTACCCACACCCTCTTCTAGAAAGGGTGTGCCATATTCTCATTTTGGCCCTGCTTCAGTTCCAGTCTCTGCGCCTGCTGCTTCAGTTCCGTTGTATGACTCTGTTGCTCCGGGAAGAACTTCTGAGAGGCCTGAGCCAGTGACATCATTCATGGCTGTTGATCGAAAAATTCATCGACCTCATGTTGGCAGGACTCCTGCTCCCAAAAAACCTAAAGCAAAAGATCCTAATAAAAGGGACATGACTTATGAGGAGAAGCAAAGACTCAGCACCAACCTACAGGGCTTGCCTCATGAGAAGCTTGATGCTATTATTCAGATCATTAACAAGAGAAATACTGCCCTTTCTCAAAATGATGATGAGATTGAGGTTGAGATTGATAGTGTCGATGCAGAGACTCTCTGGGAGCTGGACAGATTTGTGACTAATTACAAAAAGAGTTTgagcaaaaataaaaggaaagcAGAACTCGCTCTTCAAGCAAGAACCATGGGGAATCAGAATGCCTCGTTGGTG AACTCAACTCCAGCATTGGCAATCCAGATGGAAAGTAGAACAG ATGATGACAAAGAGGGTCAAAACAGGAGTAGGACCAGCAGTTCTAGCAGTTCTAGCAGTGATTCGGGGTCGAGTTCAAGTG ATTCTGATAGTGACAGTTCCTCTGTGGATGGATCCGATGCTGAGCATTTGCCTAAGACATGA
- the LOC125213174 gene encoding transcription factor GTE4-like isoform X1, giving the protein MASGTLGDFNDDLNWRGKCRWTENSKVYTRKSHKKSLTPSTNQASTSAQTDAEEQATVPCSTADCCASEVVVRSEDVDSCQNQSEDKKTDSSGQVLLLEENESQHVAENGCQTGDRLKEGRRTQSAELDKTPSADGEKELVPSLLRENDHPNFHVPQANGLTKVNGAVESPEVAKEQQLVGNEARDDEEMRPASPQASEGNVRSNLNGVVVPLVVSNVDDRIRFNLCKATPKNEIKVLRKNLEHELDQVRRLVKQFESKENQLALHNNQTSNSNLSNKGNYVDAEGANAGEYVQSQALHARSNVVDRRLLLRVNTEMGTMGHKETRPVGLARVNSDMGAARNLEPRVYSRQFSVAVIDNRSNEFIEKEKRTPKANQYYRNSEFLLGKDRLPSESNKRLKTNNGRKHSGEQDHAMGFGFGFDKNRNQVLKNCSSLLQRLMKHKFSWVFNEPVNAKQLGLVDYHDVIKHPMDLGTIKTRLSQNFYKSPREFAEDVRLVFRNAMTYNPKGQDVHLMAEQLSQIFEERWAIIDSQFNSYWKYPEYHEGGLPTPSSRKGVPYSHFGPASVPVSAPAASVPLYDSVAPGRTSERPEPVTSFMAVDRKIHRPHVGRTPAPKKPKAKDPNKRDMTYEEKQRLSTNLQGLPHEKLDAIIQIINKRNTALSQNDDEIEVEIDSVDAETLWELDRFVTNYKKSLSKNKRKAELALQARTMGNQNASLVNSTPALAIQMESRTALKNGATLVDDDKEGQNRSRTSSSSSSSSDSGSSSSDSDSDSSSVDGSDAEHLPKT; this is encoded by the exons ATGGCTTCAGGGACTTTAGGGGATTTCAATGATGATTTGAATTGGAGAGGGAAGTGTCGATGGACAGAGAACAGTAAAGTTTATACGCGGAAGAGCCACAAGAAATCCCTTACCCCCTCAACAAATCAGGCTTCAACAAGCGCTCAAACCGATGCTGAGGAGCAGGCCACAGTCCCTTGTTCGACAGCAGATTGTTGTGCTTCTGAGGTAGTTGTAAGGTCGGAGGATGTAGATTCTTGCCAAAATCAATCCGAGGACAAAAAGACAGATTCTTCAGGCCAGGTACTGCTGCTAGAAGAGAATGAAAGTCAACACGTAGCGGAGAATGGTTGTCAAACTGGTGATAGACTTAAAGAAGGCCGACGTACTCAAAGTGCAGAGCTTGATAAAACGCCTTCAGCTGATGGTGAGAAGGAGTTAGTGCCATCACTGTTAAGAGAAAATGATCATCCTAATTTTCATGTTCCGCAAGCCAATGGCCTCACTAAGGTCAATGGAGCTGTGGAATCACCTGAAGTGGCCAAAGAGCAGCAACTCGTTGGGAATGAGGCACGGGATGATGAAGAAATGAGGCCTGCTTCACCTCAAGCTTCTGAAGGTAATGTTCGGAGTAATCTCAATGGAGTTGTGGTGCCACTGGTGGTATCTAATGTTGATGATAggattagatttaatttatgtaaagCGACACCAAAGAATGAGATAAAGGTTCTTAGGAAGAATCTAGAGCACGAGCTTGATCAGGTTAGGAGGCTAGTTAAACAGTTTGAATCCAAAGAGAACCAGCTTGCTTTACATAATAACCAGACCAGCAACAGTAACCTTAGTAATAAAGGTAATTATGTCGATGCTGAAGGTGCAAATGCTGGTGAGTATGTTCAGTCTCAAGCCCTGCATGCCCGAAGTAATGTGGTTGACCGAAGGTTGTTGTTGAGGGTGAACACAGAGATGGGTACAATGGGGCACAAAGAAACGAGACCTGTCGGATTAGCAAGGGTCAATTCAGATATGGGTGCTGCACGGAATCTAGAACCTCGGGTGTATAGTAGGCAATTCAGTGTGGCAGTAATAGATAATAGGTCCAATGAGTTTATTGAGAAGGAGAAACGTACCCCGAAGGCGAATCAGTATTACAGAAATTCAGAGTTTCTTTTGGGAAAAGATAGACTGCCTTCTGAAAGTAATAAGAgattgaaaacaaataatggGAGGAAACACAGTGGAGAACAAGATCATGCCATGGGATTTGGCTTTGGGTTTGATAAGAACAGGAATCAGGTTTTGAAGAACTGTAGCAGCCTACTTCAGCGGTTGATGAAGCACAAGTTTAGTTGGGTTTTCAATGAGCCCGTGAATGCCAAGCAACTTGGATTGGTTGATTACCATGATGTCATTAAGCATCCTATGGACTTGGGTACCATTAAGACTAGATTGTCACAGAATTTTTACAAGTCTCCAAGGGAGTTTGCTGAGGATGTACGACTAGTTTTTCGCAATGCCATGACTTACAATCCGAAGGGGCAGGACGTTCACCTTATGGCAGAACAGTTGTCACAGATTTTTGAGGAAAGGTGGGCCATTATAGATTCTCAGTTCAATTCTTATTGGAAATATCCAGAATATCACGAGGGGGGATTACCCACACCCTCTTCTAGAAAGGGTGTGCCATATTCTCATTTTGGCCCTGCTTCAGTTCCAGTCTCTGCGCCTGCTGCTTCAGTTCCGTTGTATGACTCTGTTGCTCCGGGAAGAACTTCTGAGAGGCCTGAGCCAGTGACATCATTCATGGCTGTTGATCGAAAAATTCATCGACCTCATGTTGGCAGGACTCCTGCTCCCAAAAAACCTAAAGCAAAAGATCCTAATAAAAGGGACATGACTTATGAGGAGAAGCAAAGACTCAGCACCAACCTACAGGGCTTGCCTCATGAGAAGCTTGATGCTATTATTCAGATCATTAACAAGAGAAATACTGCCCTTTCTCAAAATGATGATGAGATTGAGGTTGAGATTGATAGTGTCGATGCAGAGACTCTCTGGGAGCTGGACAGATTTGTGACTAATTACAAAAAGAGTTTgagcaaaaataaaaggaaagcAGAACTCGCTCTTCAAGCAAGAACCATGGGGAATCAGAATGCCTCGTTGGTG AACTCAACTCCAGCATTGGCAATCCAGATGGAAAGTAGAACAG CTTTAAAAAACGGTGCCACTCTTGTAGATGATGACAAAGAGGGTCAAAACAGGAGTAGGACCAGCAGTTCTAGCAGTTCTAGCAGTGATTCGGGGTCGAGTTCAAGTG ATTCTGATAGTGACAGTTCCTCTGTGGATGGATCCGATGCTGAGCATTTGCCTAAGACATGA